In Castor canadensis chromosome 6, mCasCan1.hap1v2, whole genome shotgun sequence, the genomic window GGGCTTTACTCAAGATCCAAACAACAagttgttaaaaaacaaaaatgaaaaaacaacaaataactcagatttaaaaatatgttttatggtggtacacatctgtaatgtcACTACCCAGGAGGCCAAGGGAGTAGGATCATTTGAGTCCAGGAGTATGAGACCAGCCTGAGTAACATATTAACACtctgcatcaaaaaaaaaaaaattaaaaacattctattattgtggtaaaatatacaactaaaacagatttttaaaggaaaggagACATGTCAGTTATTTATTGTCGGAGCCAGCAGTGAGACCTTTGCCTCAGtcccttggagctttctcacaaggccagatgccaaatcacacaggcatggTCCCACTGCTGGTTCCGACAATTTACCTGTTGTCCCTAAAACCCAAGCCCACGTTTGGTACTAGGTTGGAAAGTACAATTCCCAGCCTTCTTTACTAGCTAACTGGCTATGGACACGCTCTAACAATGGCAGGATGGGGGAAAccagaagagggaagagaagggattCTTTTGCTCTACTTTCTGCTAAGACTCTTGCAGCAGCAGTACCATCCACCATCACCATCAGATACTCCTCACATCAATCCTGGAGCTCTCCTTCAGTCATCTGAACACAAACCCTGTGAGACCCCTTGATGGTTACAGCATTTTATGGTGTTTCCCCAGAGGTCACAGCTTCAGTCTTGTGGTACTCCAACCCCATACTCCCAGGTCTGAGAGCCAAGCAACATCTTGTACCCTGCTCTGGATTCTAGTTATACTTGTCTTCTCCCTTTCATTTCCCCAACCCTAGAGGTGGTAgcttagtttttttctttgtttgggaggcagtactggggtttaaattctgGGCTTcgttcacacttgccaggcaagcactctaccacttcagccatgcctctgtTTTGAAAGACTAGTCTTCCAACATACATGTGTAACCAATTCCCTGTATTAAATCCCTTCTGACATTTAGTCTTATTTATCTTTAGTCAAAGACTcagtatttttcttcttgttaCCTTCAACACTTGGATGTTTGAGTGCTGAGACAGGCAACACTGTAGGTGAAGGTATACTGGATGCTTGGGTCTCCTGAAGTGGCTGAACAGTGGCATATTCATCAGAATTAGATTTAAGACTAGAACCAGTTGGACTCATCATTCTTTCAAATGCCTGAGCTATAAAGGGGAAAAGAATAGTATTAAAAACTCAGATGTTTTGAACTTCAAAGTAAATTATAACAATTATTTGATTTTCCAAGTTGTAAGGAGAAAGAACTAAACGGCCAATCAAGAAAAAGAAGTGGCACTTGGCAAAAGATACTGAGTGACTAGCACAGATTCCTTGCTTTAGTTGGCAGCACTCCACTTTGATAAGCTACTTATGACTTATTTCAGTATTATATTTGGCACAGGTTTAGTATCTACTATCGAAAATAATCTTTTCTAATATAAGTGTCTCTGTTTTATACTCCTGGGGACAGACTGATTCTTTAAGACATAAACCATTATCATTCCTTGGTTTAAAAGTCCTGTAATGGCTAACTGGATTGAAAATTTAAGTTGTTAAAATGACTCATTAGCTCCTGTATGATCTGCATCCCTACCTCTTCCAACTTCCTGCTtacctattttcttcatttcttactaCAATCCCACTCACTCACAGTGATCCAGCCACCCAAGGCTTCCTTGTTCTTCAACAAGTTTAATCGAGCTCTCCCCTAACTTAGGGTCTTTGTTCTTATTATTCTGTCTGCCTAGAATGTTCTTTCCATAGGTACTCAAATAGCTCTAGTGTCTCACTTCCTTCAAGTCTCTATTCACATGTCATATTATCATAAAGCTTTACTTGTGACCaccttattaaaaaaacaaaacactacttcTTGCCACTAACTTGTTACTACTTAttccttacactttaaatttCACTTTAGGATATTATAATTATCTGATATCCTGATTACTATCCTTCTCTCCCCACATTCATAAGCTCTGAAAACAAGACATCTATTTTGTTCTCAGCTGGAGTACAGAATAGTGCCTGAGTATtgctgaatgatttttttaatcaaaaaatgCACAGCAGCACTGGTAGCTCTCCCTTCAGCATTTCTCCAAACCAATCTATTGTGACTACTGCCACAGCTAAAACAATCTTGCTTAAGAGCCACTGAATGACAGCGCTTTTAAGAAATGGCTTCCACTAACCAAGTGAAGTCCATACATCATACACTGAGTTTCAAAGTTATTTCCACCTTGCCCCAAATCTATCTAACACCATTCACATGCATGTTTTCTTAAAGCTCAGACAATCTCAACacaacattttcattatccacAATCTCTACTCAATCTCTTCATATTCACTGAATATGTCTCACAACCCTTGAATCATCTTTCTCTTATTTGACAGTAATATCTAAATGATCATCTCTATCATCTTTAACCCTATAGTTGATGTTAAGAaaacttttattcatattttcttgtaTAAATTAATGATAAATAGCCACTTAAATGAAACTGTATGCTATAAGatacaaaaatagaataaataaaattggtAACTAAATAAATTCATTCCACAATATTTATAAACCAAAGTTTGACCTTAGTATTCTATTGAGTGCTAATCATTTTATCTTCTCCCCTCTTGGGACTTTACACTCAGAATATGTCTGAGTATAAAGACATATACATCACCCATGAATCTGACCTGTCAACTCATATAATATATCAAatcttcatgacttttttttgttttgtggtactagggcttgaactcagggccttcacctcgagccactctgccacccttttttgtgatgggtatttttgagatagggtctagcaaactatttgcccgggctggcttcaaaccgcaatcctcctgatctctgcctcctgagtagctaggatttcaggtgtgagccaccagcacccagcagttttatttatttttttaagtggggGAGATAAATATGCGGGAGCTTGCTCTAAAATTTCTGAATTCCAGCAGACTTCTTTGgctagtataaaaaaaaaaaacccaaaacaactaTGAGTACTTAGCCTCTTCAAAAACAATGATggtaatatgaaaatatttttactctATGAGAAGTATTTATACTCTATTATCTTCCAGAGCACAGGTCAACAGCAGGGAGTATAACAGCTTACCTCAGGCTAACAGACTCACATCAGAGATTTTTGGAGAATTGCtgaaaaaaattatcttcattcaaaagagaaaaacaaattattatcAGGTAATTATTCTCCTTGCTGACAGGGAGCAGTGCCTGAGCTAGTGCACAAGCCTGGTAAAAACTGCCCCAAGTAATTTTTGCTGGGAATTCAACTGTCAACAAATCTTTGAAAATGCAAGTACTCAAAAGAACAAACATGTACTTAGGGGGGAACACAATGTAACATACACAACATAAAACCTGTGAGAACTCAAAGAAGACCACGAAGAATACTGCTGAAAATGAAAACTAGCTAGAGAGCCAGGGAACAATGAAAGCACACACATAATATTCTAAaactaagacagaaaaaaaacatgagacaATAATGTACAAATGCCATGGCAGTCCTATGAGTTTATAAAACTGAATGTATTACCACCTTATATCTAATTCTCATTTCAGGTTATTTTGAAAGGATATGAACTAGTATCTTGCCTTATGCCACTTACTGGTATTTTATAAAAGTCTAGATCACGATGATGATGGTAACAATGATAATGACAAAACAAATAGGCAGATGAAATGTAGCATTTAGGGACTTGGTACCTGTTAAAAGTTAATGAACTGCCACTCCAGAAACTGAATGCTTCCTTTCCAGACTGGTAGTATTAATTGTGAGAGTggaacaaaaagaagagaaaccaaGCCTTGGGATGTCCCACCTAAGTCAGATAAGTCAACACTAGGTCCTTGccttaagaaaataaagaagtttaTCTTTGTCACAATCCAATTGTCTTTAACATACATcaattactagaagaaaacatgtcaGGTCAATACTCACCTTTATTAATAGTCTCATAGCAGATTACACATACTCTTGCTTCCTTTTCTAGATACTGAAGTTTACATTTCCTATTACAACAGGCACCACAAAATACCTATGAAGAATAAAATACcaaatctgtttttgtttcaAGCATATTTATACCTACTAGACACGGGGGAGGAAAGGCCCAAAACTAATTAACCCAAACCCATTTTCCTTATTATATGATTCATTTTTCTACCATAATCacaagtagaattttttttttttttgtcagtactggggttatgaacccatggccttgtgcttgctaggcaagcacttgaccaTCTGAACCATACCCCTagtactttttgctttattatttttcagacagagtcttgcactttttgtccaggctgccctTGGACCATTATGCTACCACTATTCTTCCTGCAttgttgagattacagatgtgccccactgtgcccagcttgtttgttgaaatgtggtctaactttttgctcaggttggcctcaaactactaTCTTCTGATTtccacctactgagtagctggggttataagcatgtaccaccaggcctaaCCCATGAGAatttttccatgattttttttttaacttaaatgagGTTTCAGTGATTTATAACCATCTCTCTGAAAAAGAGGCAATtcctttaaaacaatttcattaacTGGAACGGGAACTTACTTCAACAAAATacgtttttcatttaaaaacctgTTGGGGTTGAGGATATACTTCAGTGATGAGCTTGCCAAgtacgtgcaaggccctgggtttcatccctagTGCTGCAAGGAAcaaagctttttttgttgttgttctatttttgtaagtaaaacattattttgcttaaaatgagTAGGATGGTCTGAAGCCAACATACTACTAAAACAATGCTAAATAAAAGGTGCAATATTATTTCTAAGGCAATTTCCTTACAGTTTATAGCAATCTCTTTATCCTTTGACTACTCTAAGACAGACAGAATGAGGGAAGGTATAGCTGGCGTTCTGTGTTTCCCTGGGCAGTGATCACAACACTAGCTCCAGAGTAGTCTTAAAACTAAATACTCAAGGACAAAGGGGGATGGGGCTGAATTTGGAACACCAGTATTAGACAAATAAGGACAGTATTCTCAGATTTCACTAAACTTACTTATAAGTGTTCCTTATTTCTCAACATATAATGAATACATATCACAACTATCAAGGAATGTGCAAAATGGTAGTGCTTCATGTACTTTCATGATAGGGAGGTGAAAAACACTAATTTTTTTAACTAATTCAATCATGAAGTCACCTGTTAATCAGTATTTTTGACATtacatttcattaaaaatgtctcaaaaaaataaaagacttggCTAGGGATataactcaatggtagaacacttacctagtatGTGTAGTATAtacaggccctggattcaatccctggtactacaaaagaataaaaggaaaatgtttttctaaCTTACTTTTCCACATGCTCGGCAGTGGTGTCGCCGTTTTGTAAAAGTAAATTTGACTTGGCATTTCATACAGTTTGGAGCTTCTGAATCAGGAACCCAAGTCGGTTGCTTCTGGCCCAAAACCAATCCTTCTTTGCAAGTGTTTTCAGGCAGAGAGTCCTCATTTGCAGCTACAAAACTGGACCCACTTTCAAAATTACTTTCTATATCAATGTAATTAGAGTTGAAGCTAATCTGAGGATCATTTGCAGGATCCGCAGTACAAGTGGTTGGAGCCAAGGTATTTGCTATGCTGGGTTCACTTTCTAGCATTTTTGGAACATCTGGGTTATTAACTTCCTTGGAACTCCTTGTTCTTGATGGAAGGCTAAGCAGTTGCTTAGGTCTAGCCCCTCCAACATGAATAGACTGACTGTTAATATCAGAGACTGGTAATTCATTTATGTCAGACTTACTAGTAGGTAACCCTTGTTCAATTGGAATTATGCTTTTTTTCCCTGCAGATAGGCCACCATTTTCTGTTGTATTCTGTTTATCAACTGTTTCATAATTCATATTACCATCATCACTTTCTCCAGTAGCTCCTGCGTCAGCATTGAAATATAAGTCATTGACATTTCTATCATGTAAGCCTTCCATATCTTCCTGACTCATTTGAGATTTTGAATCACTTACATTTTCTTCGAAAGACTTTATGTTAGTGGTCTGAAGATATTGTCCCGTCAGAAAAGCATCAAGTTCAGCGTCACTAATTAGTGTGCTACTTTTCATGCTTTCatcaatattaaaataatctAAGTCTTGCCCATCCATATCACTGCTTGAAAAAGTGAGACCTTCACAACGGTCAGGAGACTCTAGGCCATTAGCACCAGGGAGCTCTGCCTGAGATTCTTCAGCTATAGAATTGGTGTTATCAGGGTACTCCAATGATTCAACTCTGATTATCATCTGCTCAGGTTCAacctttccttcccccttcttttcATTTACTGGCTGAAGAAGTATGGctttgcatttttcctttttcaaaagatTGGTCTCCCTGAAGGGCTCCCCATCTAGAACAGAACTCTTCTGGTTTTCTTCATGCGTAGTCACTGCCTCTTCTTCATGATCTTTAGATTCATTCAGAGGTAAAACATCATCCTGTGCCTTACTGTCAATTAATGATCCACACAAAGTCCCAGATAATGGAAGGCAGGACAAGGAAGAGTGTATACCTTCACTTGAATCTTGTAAAGTTGAAGAGCACTCTTGGGTTCTACTGTTATTATCTTTAAGGTCTAAATTTTGTGAGTATTCTTTTGCAGATTGTTTTATAAACACAGCAGTTCTATCTTCCTCAAATGAAAAGTCAGGtaatttggatttttcttctcttgaatTTGAGTCATTTAGGCATAAACCTTCATTAGTTGGAAGACTGCCAGGTAAAGTACTCGTGCTGCCTCCTTCTTCTAAACATTCTGTGGCACTTGTAACTGCCACATCTACCTCCTCTTTTACTAAACAGCCATCATCTTCTAATAATTCACATGGCAGGCTCCTACTCTGTGGGTTATCTTTGACATCAAATATGTTAGAACTTTGCTGAGTGAAAACAGATGACTTGTCAAAGTCAACAACTAGTTCTAACTGGTtagagatctttttgtccttcaaAATTTCTACTCCATTGTATTTACAAGACTCTGAAAGTGTTTTATCTACTTTTATGCCCAACCCTTTGGTTCCATGAATTTCTCTACTTTGTAATTCAGAGTTGAcattattctgtttttctctaaCAGTATTACTACCATGGTCtgttgaagaaacagaaagagtACCTAAAACTGAAGCTGAATCCAATTCAATCAAAGAATCTACACTAGACTTAAAGTCATCTGGCAGTAATTTTTTAATGTCTTCTTCACTATTAGTTGCATGAACTAAGTTACCCATGTCACTTATCAGGTCACAGACAGGTTTACTACATCCTCTTATATATAAAGGCTGGATTTCATCTGAAGTATTGCCATCCACAGAAGAAAGGAGATCAAGTccagttacatttttttcattctgtataGAAGTCGGTTCCTCAGGTGTTTTTTTATTCAGGAAAATCTCATTTGTTTTACAGCATGTTTCTGATGAAGCACAACTATTCAAGCATTGTTGGTCCTTTGCTAGCAGTGAAGTGAGCTGTGAAGAAGCCAACTCTGAAGAAACTGAACAGGGGTTAGAATTATATGCATTTTGTGCATCTTGAAGATAATCTTGTTCATCTAATTAAAAACAGAGATACAAAATCATTCAGGAGACccaagtcaaataaaaattattatgaagACAGTATGTTTTCTAAGATTTCTAAACTaaactttttatttgaatttaaagtattttctgttttacttttgaaTAGAAATGTCATAAAGTGATAAAAATTCCACTCAATAACTCATTTGCATATAAAAACCAGACTAAGGAAGAGCTGAGAAACAATCTAAATGATATGTTTTGCCCTCTAGTTTCCTAACTTCATTTGAGGAAATATCATTTCTCATGGTAACGAAATCTCAACTTATATATAGTTCTTCCAAGTTGTTTTTAGCTTACTCATATGTaggttttaaagatttttttttacagctACATTTGTAACTGCAAAGAAACATCTAGTTTCTGTCTATTTCTGGCTATTGGTTCCTGTCTATGTAAGAATAAACTAATGTTATAATTTAAACAAGTGAACTTCTTAGGGAAGATAACTATGTtactaaaattgaaataaaattttactaagaGTACTCTATTCctgagatattttaaaattccattaagGGAAAGTGGAAAAGCAACAAACCTGGGTTCTGCTCAAAATCATCAAGGAGTTTGTCCAAGTCACTAACAGCTGCTTTGAAATAACTGTCCATCCTACCTGTAGACTTATTCAGAATTTAATTCTTGTAtgtctagaaaataaaaaatatagtatttcatttaattctcaaacaTGTAGGTATTATGCCACCTATTCCATGCCAAGAAATACaatcaagaaatagaaataaaaataaaatttaatagtaCTCCTTAGAGGAATCTACAATTTAGGTTGAAAATGTCTTTATGTAAAAATGACATGAAAACCAACTCCTACAATATAATATTGGCATATATAAgctaatatgaattttaaaacactCATGTAAATAACTCACAGGTCAAAGAATTCATGacgataaaaagataaaaatgcttATCAACACTACATATCAAATAATATATGCTACGTACAAATAAAAATACTGCATGGAAACCTAAAAGTTAGTTTTATGAAAAGATAATAAAGGAGATGATCTCTAGTTTGAGGCAGGAATCTATCAGCGATTAATAGGATAATATCAAAAGGACAAAGAAACTGAGTCAAAGGGGCTCTTACTAAGTACTTCGTCTTAATAAAGACTACAAAAGACTGAAAAGGAATCAAATAGATTTTTTATGAAAAGGAatcaaatagattttttaaaaatccagaggCCATGATGATACTatagtcaaaaacaaaacactaacctATATTTCCTTAATAAATTAAGTAAAAAGAGCTAGGAGTTTATCCTGCCCTggtttacaaaatatattttagggTGATAAAATAGTTACTGAGTGAAAGTTCTTTAGGTAAGAACTCCAGTTAATAAATgcagaatgatttaaaaaattaaatcatctCTTCATAGTTCATAATGCAATAAATGGACTAAGCAATGGTTATCAATGAATGTTAAACTGTTAAGAGGAAAAGGTTCATGGGAACTTCACACTGCTGGGATCAGATCAATGCATTTGAATCTAATGATCAATTTCACCATCAATAAATGTGGAAGAACACCATCACATAGAAAATACTCCTGCCTAAAAAAAAGCTGACCCTAAATCTAATCAAACTTTTAGAACTAACTGCATGTTTTCAGGAAATTCAAGCACAAAAATACAAGTTAAATGgcataaaaaacaaagcaatcatCGAAGTAATACAGAATGTATAGCACTAACACAATGTTCTTCAAATTGTCTAAGGTCAATGACTAGTTTTTTTATACTTTCAAATTGTTGTGAACTcatacttttataaaatatataaaacaataaattttgtaataataaatacaaagaatACACATTATTAAGCAAATTTAAATGGCTGCCTGAAGTGGACAACAGGAGTGGGAAATAGGGGATAAAAGACAGTGCCATGAGTTTTGGTTACCTATAgtccagaaaagaaaatcagagacagaaacaaaaatactttaaatacagattaaaaagatagagaagaaaagaaaaatgaatgaactgcAAGACCTATATGAAAAGATTACCTAAAATACAGCCCAGAGAATGAGGAAATGCTAAGTATTAAAAAGAAGTTAAGAGGCATAAAGGATGGAATGAGAATGGAGTTCCATAAGAAGAGAGCATGGAACAACTCTATTTAAAGATAATACTAGAAATTTTTCCAGACTGATGAAAAAGTCAACAGATACAGTGAATGCACTATaccaaagaatataaataaagagAAACCTATAGTCACATTACAGAAAAACAACTTAACCCCAAAGATAAAGAGTCAGAGTGAAAAGGTCACTTCAAAGGAATAATAACTGTGCTGGCAACAAACTTAAAACAACAGGTATACTTCAGAGGTATTTTCAGTAACAATAGTATGACATCCTAATTCAATAAAGCCTATTAGTTTCTTTGTAAATTGTGATTATACCATACATATAAAAGAGTACACAAAACACAGAGATCAAGCCAATAAAAGGAATTTGGAGGAAAAGACAATACTTTAGAAGAAAACTTCTTTAGAAGAAAACTTCAAAGAATATTCTTAGAGAGAAAGAAGCAATGCAACTAGGAAACAGGAACAGGAGCCATAGATAAGGAACATATGGAGAACAAAAATGATCATGAAAACTGATCACAGAAAGCTTAAATAGAGGTTTGTGGGTTGCagtggaggcagtgcttacagGGACACTAATAACattaaatgcatatattataGCTACTTGGtaagtgaaggcaggaggatcatgtattccaggccagcaggggcaaagtgagatcctatctcagaaacaaaatacaaagaaatacaaagaaaagggcTAGGGAAATGGCTTAGTAGGTAGAGCACTGGCCCAGCATGTGTGAaaccctgtgatcccagctatgtgggaggccatatAGAGGAGtactgtggtccaaggctggccttgggcaaaaatgggagaccttatttgaaaaacaactaaagcaaaaaaggactag contains:
- the Zfyve16 gene encoding zinc finger FYVE domain-containing protein 16, which gives rise to MDSYFKAAVSDLDKLLDDFEQNPDEQDYLQDAQNAYNSNPCSVSSELASSQLTSLLAKDQQCLNSCASSETCCKTNEIFLNKKTPEEPTSIQNEKNVTGLDLLSSVDGNTSDEIQPLYIRGCSKPVCDLISDMGNLVHATNSEEDIKKLLPDDFKSSVDSLIELDSASVLGTLSVSSTDHGSNTVREKQNNVNSELQSREIHGTKGLGIKVDKTLSESCKYNGVEILKDKKISNQLELVVDFDKSSVFTQQSSNIFDVKDNPQSRSLPCELLEDDGCLVKEEVDVAVTSATECLEEGGSTSTLPGSLPTNEGLCLNDSNSREEKSKLPDFSFEEDRTAVFIKQSAKEYSQNLDLKDNNSRTQECSSTLQDSSEGIHSSLSCLPLSGTLCGSLIDSKAQDDVLPLNESKDHEEEAVTTHEENQKSSVLDGEPFRETNLLKKEKCKAILLQPVNEKKGEGKVEPEQMIIRVESLEYPDNTNSIAEESQAELPGANGLESPDRCEGLTFSSSDMDGQDLDYFNIDESMKSSTLISDAELDAFLTGQYLQTTNIKSFEENVSDSKSQMSQEDMEGLHDRNVNDLYFNADAGATGESDDGNMNYETVDKQNTTENGGLSAGKKSIIPIEQGLPTSKSDINELPVSDINSQSIHVGGARPKQLLSLPSRTRSSKEVNNPDVPKMLESEPSIANTLAPTTCTADPANDPQISFNSNYIDIESNFESGSSFVAANEDSLPENTCKEGLVLGQKQPTWVPDSEAPNCMKCQVKFTFTKRRHHCRACGKVFCGACCNRKCKLQYLEKEARVCVICYETINKAQAFERMMSPTGSSLKSNSDEYATVQPLQETQASSIPSPTVLPVSALKHPSVEGLCSKEQKRVWFADGILPNGEVADTTKLSSGSKRCSEDFSTVLPDVPVTVNTGNHTHSTTVGNPNNEIGDITRNEIIQSPISHVSSVEKLPINIGTEGLPISGSFILDDDVFAEIEGPSNPTGVILNSNLAVASISDYRLLCAVDKYVRNKISLLPDDEDSLPPLLVASREEGSVSVVQEQPSHEQIMLLLEGEEFHPVTFVLNANLLVNVKLVLYSSDKYWYFSTNGLHGLGQAEIIILLLCLPNEDTVPKDIFKLFITMYKNALKGKYIENLDNITFTESFLNSKDHGGFLFITPTFQKLDDLPLPSSPFLCGILIQKLEIPWAKVFPMRLMLRLGAEYKAYPVPLTSIRGRKPLFGEIGHTIMNLLVDLRNYQYTLHNIDQLLIHMEMGKSCIKIPRKKYSDVMKVINSSNEHVISIGASFSTEADSHLVCVQNDGVYQTQANSATGHPRKVTGASFVVFNGALKTSSGFLAKSSIVEDGLMVQITPETMDALRLALREQKDFKITCGKVDAVDLREYVDICWVDSEEKVNKGVISSVDGISLQGFPSEKIKLETDFETDEKIVKCTEVFYFLKDQDLSTLPTCYQFAKEIAMACSAALCPHLKTLKSNRMNKIGLRVSIDTDMVEFQAGCEGQLLPQHYLNDLDSALIPVIHGGTSNSSLPLEIELVFFIIENLF